From a region of the Coffea arabica cultivar ET-39 chromosome 3e, Coffea Arabica ET-39 HiFi, whole genome shotgun sequence genome:
- the LOC113737623 gene encoding uncharacterized protein, which produces MEGALEGWQGGAVAARTGGQHLEEQQVLAVPSLGAGHQSLAKRQLCFLQEGELESMGATLTRKKNVVHGEQNGVGVELPTIVRNLSPREERRDLWLNLLADKPSSAPWCIGGDFNTILAPHEKRGGRPFGVAEGVELMSFMEEAGVFDVGFSGASFTWCNNRRGSARVSKRLDRLLINGECLNLSASISVVHLARYPCDHATLKISFTSLLDDKPRPFCFLNVWTSKPQLLEVIRSAWDQEVSGSPLWVLCSKLLAARRAIQHWNKHCFGNVFDAVREAEATIQRTEEAMDQEGSEKAQVELNKAQAELRHALSIEEQFWSQKTRVKWLRSGDRNSRFFHAVVRQRRAQGMIHRIKAANGVWVESDEDITSEVIAYFSDLFSGTSRSSSDRLHLIPLVVSGEDNRLLEVVPTIEEEVIAQDVYAVVLSFFCGTELPRFVTSTSLVLIPKVSNPQDFSQFRPISPCNFFNKLLSRILTNQLAGILPKLISLQQTGFVKGRNITENYLLVREVVSGIGKKVRGGNVVLNLDMSKAYDRVSWLHIIGVLRKFKFGEQFINLRALPGGPAIASIVYYRAEVLSRGLNNLALQSGFLGFRVPYGCPPVTHLAFMDDVLIFANGSASFLKDIMCKSSYIGDVCQAILQRILSWKSKLLSSGGKIVLIKHVLSAIPVHLLSATVLPRSVFGILEKACSNFLWGSSPNGTKLHWIWWSQLCYPVEEGGVGFRRLEDVYTAFSCRLWWSFRIGTSVGAAFLRAKYCRGTDPCQAQLTLTALPVWRRMVNVSRQVEISMLWLVNDGSCHFWYDNWLGSGALFLRATVILHLSFHSSIKNGIWDVSPLSHLLPSEIVSSILHHPVPAGGSADEVIWMPTQSRKFTLASAFRDVWQARNTSVALSKVWHPRIPLKVSFFMLRLLMGRVPLPDMLRHLGFHLPSKCPCCPGASEESLEHVFSRDLITLDVWNYFGGWCGVRSSGSSL; this is translated from the exons GGAAGAGCGAAGGGACTTATGGCTAAACCTATTAGCTGATAAACCTAGCTCAGCTCCTTGGTGCATTGGGGGAGACTTTAATACCATTTTGGCACCCCATGAGAAACGGGGGGGTCGGCCATTTGGTGTAGCTGAAGGGGTGGAGCTTATGTCCTTCATGGAAGAGGCTGGAGTTTTTGACGTGGGCTTTTCGGGAGCTAGTTTTACGTGGTGTAATAATAGGAGAGGCAGTGCTAGAGTCTCGAAGCGGTTGGACAGATTATTAATTAATGGGGAATGCTTGAACTTGTCCGCCTCGATTTCTGTAGTGCATTTGGCGAGATACCCTTGCGACCACGCGACACTGAAGATTTCGTTTACCTCTCTCTTAGATGATAAACCACGTCCATTCTGTTTCTTGAATGTCTGGACGTCCAAACCACAACTCTTGGAGGTGATTCGCAGTGCTTGGGATCAAGAAGTGAGTGGCTCTCCATTGTGGGTCTTGTGCTCTAAATTGTTGGCAGCCAGGAGGGCTATTCAGCACTGGAATAAGCATTGTTTTGGCAATGTGTTCGATGCTGTTAGGGAGGCGGAGGCAACAATTCAAAGGACAGAGGAGGCCATGGATCAAGAGGGGTCGGAGAAGGCACAGGTCGAACTCAACAAGGCTCAAGCGGAGTTACGTCATGCGTTGTCCATTGAAGAGCAGTTCTGGAGTCAAAAGACTCGAGTTAAATGGCTTCGCAGTGGAGATCGTAATTCCAGATTCTTCCATGCAGTGGTACGGCAGCGACGGGCTCAAGGTATGATTCATAGAATAAAGGCGGCCAATGGAGTGTGGGTGGAGTCGGATGAGGATATAACGAGTGAGGTAATAGCATACTTTTCTGATCTCTTCTCGGGCACGTCGAGGTCCTCCTCGGATAGGTTGCATCTTATCCCACTTGTGGTCTCGGGGGAGGACAACAGGCTCTTAGAGGTGGTGCCTACTATAGAGGAG GAGGTTATTGCTCAAGACGTCTATGCTGTGGTACTAAGCTTCTTTTGTGGGACGGAACTGCCTCGTTTCGTCACTTCTACTTCGCTTGTGTTAATTCCTAAGGTATCGAATCCTCAGGATTTCTCTCAGTTTAGACCGATTAGCCCGTGCAATTTTTTCAACAAGTTGTTATCTAGAATTTTGACTAATCAATTGGCTGGCATCTTGCCAAAGCTTATCTCCCTCCAACAGACAGGTTTTGTTAAGGGCCGCAATATAACAGAGAATTATTTGCTTGTTCGGGAAGTGGTATCGGGTATTGGTAAGAAAGTTAGGGGTGGAAACGTCGTTCTGAACCTGGACATGTCCAAAGCTTATGACAGGGTGTCATGGTTGCATATCATTGGAGTCCTACGAAAGTTTAAGTTTGGGGAGCAGTTTATAAATCTG AGGGCTCTGCCAGGGGGACCCGCTATCGCTAGCATTGTTTATTATAGGGCTGAGGTTCTGTCGAGAGGTTTAAACAACCTTGCGCTGCAGTCGGGTTTCTTGGGGTTCCGAGTTCCGTATGGGTGCCCTCCGGTAACTCATTTGGCATTCATGGATGATGTTCTTATATTTGCGAATGGGTCCGCCTCCTTCTTAAAGGACATCAT GTGTAAGTCGTCATACATTGGGGACGTGTGTCAGGCAATCCTACAGAGGATTTTGTCGTGGAAATCAAAGCTATTGTCTTCAGGAGGTAAGATAGTTCTAATCAAGCATGTGTTGTCCGCGATACCAGTCCACTTACTATCGGCTACTGTGCTTCCTCGCTCGGTGTTCGGTATTCTAGAGAAGGCATGCTCAAATTTCTTATGGGGTTCATCACCTAACGGAACAAAGCTTCATTGGATCTGGTGGTCTCAGTTGTGTTACCCGGTTGAGGAGGGCGGGGTGGGGTTTCGGCGGCTTGAAGACGTCTATACAGCTTTCTCTTGTAGGTTATGGTGGAGCTTTCGAATAGGGACATCAGTAGGGGCTGCGTTCTTGCGAGCAAAATATTGCAGAGGGACTGACCCCTGTCAAGCACAATTGACGCTGACTGCTTTGCCGGTTTGGCGACGGATGGTGAACGTGAGCCGACAAGTCGAGATCTCTATGTTATGGCTAGTAAATGATGGGTCGTGCCAtttttggtatgataattggtTGGGCAGTGGTGCTTTGTTTCTTCGTGCAACAGTCATCCTGCATCTTTCGTTCCATAGCAGTATCAAAAATGGGATTTGGGATGTGAGTCCGTTATCTCACCTTTTGCCTAGCGAAATTGTGTCTTCTATACTTCACCACCCGGTTCCAGCTGGAGGAAGTGCAGATGAGGTAATTTGGATGCCCACACAGTCTAGAAAATTCACCTTGGCGTCAGCTTTTCGTGACGTTTGGCAGGCTCGTAACACATCTGTGGCTCTCTCTAAAGTTTGGCACCCTCGAATCCCGTTGAAAGTGTCTTTCTTTATGTTGCGGTTGCTGATGGGGAGGGTGCCACTGCCGGATATGCTACGCCACCTAGGGTTTCACTTGCCATCGAAATGTCCTTGCTGCCCAGGTGCATCTGAGGAATCGCTCGAGCACGTTTTTTCCAGGGATCTCATAACGTTGGACGTCTGGAATTATTTTGGTGGTTGGTGTGGTGTTAGGAGCTCTGGTTCCTCCTTGTGA